A stretch of DNA from Mycobacterium senriense:
GCTCGGGCAGCTTGAAGTAAGCGATCAAGTCACGACAGTGCGCGCGCAGCTCCTCGAGAGTGACTGGGGCGCATACCACAACCGCGGCCCCCACCTGTTGGCCGAGCTCCTCGTCAGCGACGCCGATAACCGCGACATCGCGCACCGCCGCATGGGAACGCAGCGCCTCCTCGACTTCGGTCGGGCCGAACTTCTCTCCCCCGCGGTTGATGGTGTCGCTCAGCCGGCCACTGGGGAAGATGTATCCGTCGGAGTCCTGGCGAGCGAGATCGCCGGTGCGCAACCAGCCCGCGATGACGTTCTGGGTAGTGTTCACCCACAACTCGCCGACTGTTCCGATTGCGACGTCGCTTCCCGTGTCGGGATCCACGACGCGCACCTCGACTCCGGGGAGCGGTCGCCCGACGGAGCCCGCGCGAGCGGGATCTCGGTGATCGTCAGGCATCAGTGTCGTATACGCGCCGAGGGTCTCGGTCTGACCGAATACGTTGGCGAAGGCCACATGCGGAAGCGCGGTCATCGCCCTGCGCACCAAACTGACGGGCGCGGCGGCGGCCCCGTAGGCGATGGCCACCAGCGACGTCAAATCCGTTCCCGCGAAGTCGGGATGGTCGATGATGCGCTGCAGCATCGTCGGCACCATGAACGTGGTCGTCACGCGGTGCTGTGACACCAGCCGTAGCCACTCGCCGGCGTCAAATCGCTGCTGAACCACCGAGGTATTGCCGGAGTACAAGCTGCCGAGGATGCCCAGCGCGCCCCCGACATGGAAGAACGGGACGCACATCATCCCCACCGACGGCTTGGCCTGCGCGCGAAATGGCGCCGCCATGCCTTTGATTCGTCTGGTGAGCTGCGCGCTGGTGATGCCGACGGCCTTGGGGAGTCCGGTTGTCCCGCTGGTGAAAAGGATCAAGGCGTCCCGGTCGTCGACAGCGTCGACGGCTTCGTCGCCGGGCCCGACGGTGATCGCGGCGAGGTCCGCGACGGTCAACACCGTGGGTACGCCGGCTTCGCGGAGCCGGTCGGCGTAAGTCGCGCCCGCCACAGCCACGCCGGCGCAACCGGCGTTGTCGAGAAGCCTGCGTATCTCCGGCGGGGTCAGCGCGGGGTTCATCAGCGCGGCCGCGGCACCTATGCGCGCTGCTCCGAGCAAGGTCGCGATCGACAACAGGCTTCCGCCGTCGAGGACGGCGACACGCTGGCCGCCCCGCACCCCAGCGGCGGTCAGGCCGGCAGCGCACTGGCGGACCGTATGCGCCACTTCGCTGTAACTGATGGGCTGCCCATCGACGATCAGCGCGGTCCGGGCGGGATCGCTGGTTTCGGCGGTGTCAAGGATCGTCCCGATGTTCATAGGTGCCTGTTCAGTACAAGGGTGACCACGCGGAGGTGCGCAACAGCCGGCTGCTCCACTGGTCGCGCAGGTCCAGAGCGTCATGCATCCAGGTTCCCGGCGCGCGGTACTCAGAGGGAATCCGGGTTCGGAGGAGTCCGAGGAGTTGCTCGGGTCGCTGGATGCGCTGCATCAGGATGACCTCGCGCCGAAGGTGGCTACCCAGAGCGGGCTGGAAAGCCGCCTGGATCGTTAGCATTGCGGAGGGCCGTTCGAGGCCTGGGGCATACACATCGCTGCAGAGGTCGATGTATTCCTCGAGCTTGTCTTGGTAGGGCCACATGGTGTCTTCCATGTAGAGGCTCAGTTCGTGTTTCCGCCCGTCGACCGGGAGTTCGTGGAACATCACGTTCTGCATCGGCGACCACGGAAGCGCTACCAGCAGTTTGGCCTCGACGTCGTACCGCAGTTCGTCCAGTCCGCGCATCCAGGTCTGTAGATCGCCTCCTTGGACCCGGAGTGCAAGGCGCTCCCATGCCGACCCGTCCCGGACGGCGGTGACGGTGACGACGGTGTAGGACGGGCCACTGCCTTGGGCGTGGTCGGCGTACCACAGCAGCCGCGCATCGTCGCCGGCGGCGAGCTTGGGCATCCAGCCGTCCCGGAACGCGGCCTCGAAGTCGTCTTCGTGGCGGCCCCGCACTTTATGCACCTCGTGCATGAACAGCACGCCGAGACGGTAACTCCAAACCGATTGTCCGGTCTATGCCTGGCCTCGACGACCACGATCTGGTTTGCTCAGCTCAGTACGTCTCTTCACCGGGCAGGAGTTCGCTGATGGCCCGTCTCAACGTGCCGGATGGCCCCGGCGGCGAAGCCGCCATGATCTGGAGTCTGCGGCCGCAACTCGGCGACATGGTCGAACACATGATCCGCGGCGCCTATCAGCAGAGCATCCTTCCGGCCGACGAGCGGGAGCTGGCCCGGATGCGCATCGCACAGATCAACGACTGCATGGCTTGCGCGGATTTTCGTGCCCAGTCGGTGCTGGACGCCGGTGTGTCACCCGAGCTGTACGACAACGTCGCCGCGTACGCCAGCTACCCGGGATACACGCCGCGCCAACGCCTTTGCATCGAGTACGCCGAGCGCTTCGCCACCGACCACGCGTCTCTGGATGACGCCTTCTTCCAACGACTTCGGGAGTTGTTCTCCGACGAGGAGATCCTGGATCTCACGCTGTGCGTTGCCGTCTTTCTCGGCCTGGGGCGCTCGCTGAGCGTGCTGGGCGTCGACCAGTCCTGCGCCATCGACCTTCTGACGACTCGGAAGGAACTAATGGACATCGC
This window harbors:
- a CDS encoding class I adenylate-forming enzyme family protein; the encoded protein is MNIGTILDTAETSDPARTALIVDGQPISYSEVAHTVRQCAAGLTAAGVRGGQRVAVLDGGSLLSIATLLGAARIGAAAALMNPALTPPEIRRLLDNAGCAGVAVAGATYADRLREAGVPTVLTVADLAAITVGPGDEAVDAVDDRDALILFTSGTTGLPKAVGITSAQLTRRIKGMAAPFRAQAKPSVGMMCVPFFHVGGALGILGSLYSGNTSVVQQRFDAGEWLRLVSQHRVTTTFMVPTMLQRIIDHPDFAGTDLTSLVAIAYGAAAAPVSLVRRAMTALPHVAFANVFGQTETLGAYTTLMPDDHRDPARAGSVGRPLPGVEVRVVDPDTGSDVAIGTVGELWVNTTQNVIAGWLRTGDLARQDSDGYIFPSGRLSDTINRGGEKFGPTEVEEALRSHAAVRDVAVIGVADEELGQQVGAAVVVCAPVTLEELRAHCRDLIAYFKLPERLAIVDNIPYNSTGKINRRELAALIATNA